The following are encoded in a window of Verrucomicrobiota bacterium genomic DNA:
- a CDS encoding oxidoreductase: protein TVTPHIAGASVKTVTIAAQAAAEEVRRHLRGVPPLNPCRCN from the coding sequence TGACCGTGACGCCGCACATTGCCGGCGCCTCGGTCAAGACGGTTACCATCGCCGCCCAGGCTGCTGCGGAGGAGGTGCGCCGGCACCTCCGGGGTGTGCCGCCCCTCAACCCATGCCGATGCAATTGA